A genomic window from Thermogemmatispora onikobensis includes:
- a CDS encoding transglycosylase domain-containing protein, which produces MEYHEKQPAGGPERGGTLSPRVPGLQLPARRRPEARGQPGVLAPLPATGAKSGVPPLRRWRTNRILLRKRWRRRFYPHRTPRWALMLLVAALLGLALFSSSAGAVYAYYESQLPLLRNIANNNALFQTTRIYDRNGNLLYELFDHSADRGRRTYVSYTDISPLLINATVAAEDHTFWENSGVDLQGILRAVFSNLQSQSVVQGGSTITQQLIKNELFSNQPRTLAVKAEEAVLAYGLTQQYPKWKIMEMYLNTVYYGDLNYGAEAAAENYFNLQPKCTATRCKPAVAQLDLAQASLLAGLPQSPSYYDPTLNKSAALARQKVVLQSMVELGMITPQQAAAAEAESQKFVFKPYSATHHIQAPHFVQYVIDQLTSLLGSQNLLNGGYNVYTTLDLTLEKKIEQIVHDRLYTVQYDPYLGQYQGPLYKTNNVNNAAVVVMSPTTGEILAMDGSADFNNQSAKVQGQYNSALALRQPGSAFKPIVYATAFEMGWYPAMIVPDHLTIYPTKDANSPSGYYTPNNYDQKFHTTFPMTIRNAIANSFNIPAVTTVEYVGFNNVLNMAKRLGITSLDTADLQACRKNYNAPKATPEQCFFPSIALGTAEVSLLELTGAYATFANQGVRVPPVSILEITDSLGHPLYRYDAAHPHGVRALGADVSFLISSILSDKASRYHEFGPGNPLELADRPAAAKTGTTQTFRDNWTVGYTPYLAVGVWAGNSDNTPMDNVIGITGAGPIWHDVIEYASQRYHYPAEDFIRPANVHVGTVSALTGLLPRPGEPTVTDWFIDGTLPTTS; this is translated from the coding sequence ATGGAGTACCACGAGAAGCAACCCGCAGGGGGACCCGAGCGCGGCGGAACGCTGAGCCCCAGGGTACCAGGACTACAGCTACCGGCCCGCCGCCGTCCAGAGGCCCGGGGGCAGCCAGGTGTCCTGGCTCCTTTACCCGCTACGGGCGCAAAGAGTGGCGTCCCTCCACTGCGTCGCTGGCGCACCAATCGTATTCTTCTGCGTAAGCGCTGGCGCCGGCGTTTCTATCCACACCGTACACCGCGCTGGGCGCTCATGCTCCTGGTAGCTGCGCTGCTCGGCCTCGCCCTCTTTTCGAGCAGCGCTGGTGCCGTCTATGCTTATTACGAGTCGCAGCTGCCCTTGTTGCGCAATATTGCTAATAACAACGCGCTCTTCCAGACGACGCGCATCTATGACCGTAACGGCAATCTGCTCTATGAGCTGTTCGATCATAGCGCCGATCGTGGCCGTCGCACTTATGTCAGTTATACCGATATCTCGCCGCTCTTGATCAATGCCACGGTGGCTGCGGAAGACCATACTTTCTGGGAGAACTCGGGCGTTGATCTGCAGGGCATTCTGCGCGCCGTCTTCTCGAATCTCCAGAGCCAGAGTGTCGTTCAGGGTGGAAGCACAATCACGCAGCAGCTCATTAAGAACGAGTTGTTCAGCAACCAACCCCGCACCCTGGCTGTGAAAGCCGAGGAGGCCGTGCTGGCCTATGGCCTGACGCAGCAGTATCCAAAGTGGAAGATCATGGAGATGTACCTCAACACGGTCTACTACGGCGATCTCAACTATGGCGCTGAGGCTGCGGCGGAGAACTATTTCAATCTGCAGCCGAAGTGCACGGCGACGCGCTGTAAGCCAGCGGTGGCCCAGCTCGATCTGGCTCAAGCCTCGCTGCTGGCCGGGCTGCCGCAGAGTCCTTCCTACTATGATCCAACGCTCAATAAGTCTGCTGCCCTGGCGCGCCAGAAGGTGGTCTTGCAGTCGATGGTCGAGCTGGGCATGATTACCCCTCAGCAGGCCGCTGCCGCTGAGGCCGAGAGCCAGAAGTTTGTCTTTAAACCCTATAGCGCGACCCATCATATCCAGGCTCCCCACTTTGTGCAGTACGTGATCGATCAGCTCACGTCTCTGCTCGGCAGTCAGAACCTGCTCAATGGGGGCTACAATGTCTATACAACCCTCGATCTGACGCTGGAGAAGAAGATCGAGCAGATCGTTCACGATCGCCTCTATACCGTCCAATATGATCCTTATCTGGGACAGTATCAGGGGCCGCTGTATAAAACGAATAATGTGAACAATGCTGCGGTTGTGGTGATGAGTCCGACGACGGGCGAGATTCTGGCGATGGATGGCAGCGCTGATTTCAATAATCAGAGCGCAAAGGTGCAGGGCCAGTATAATTCGGCCCTCGCGCTGCGCCAGCCCGGCTCGGCCTTTAAGCCCATCGTCTATGCCACCGCCTTCGAGATGGGCTGGTATCCCGCCATGATTGTCCCGGACCATCTCACGATTTATCCGACGAAGGATGCAAATTCACCTTCCGGCTACTATACACCGAACAACTACGATCAGAAGTTTCATACGACCTTCCCGATGACGATTCGCAACGCTATTGCGAACTCGTTCAATATTCCGGCGGTGACGACCGTCGAGTACGTCGGCTTCAACAACGTTCTCAATATGGCCAAGCGTCTGGGCATTACCTCCCTTGATACCGCCGACCTGCAGGCCTGTCGTAAGAACTACAATGCCCCGAAGGCGACGCCGGAGCAATGCTTCTTCCCTTCGATCGCCTTGGGCACGGCGGAGGTCTCGCTACTGGAGCTGACCGGGGCCTATGCGACTTTCGCCAATCAGGGGGTGCGTGTCCCGCCGGTATCCATTCTGGAGATTACCGATAGCCTGGGCCACCCGCTCTATCGCTACGATGCTGCCCACCCACATGGGGTGCGCGCTCTCGGGGCCGATGTCTCCTTCCTGATTAGCAGCATCCTCTCGGATAAGGCTTCGCGCTATCACGAGTTTGGCCCGGGCAACCCGCTGGAGCTGGCCGATCGCCCGGCGGCTGCCAAAACTGGCACAACTCAGACCTTCCGCGATAACTGGACCGTTGGCTATACGCCCTATCTGGCGGTTGGCGTCTGGGCTGGCAATAGCGATAATACCCCTATGGATAATGTCATTGGCATCACGGGCGCCGGCCCCATCTGGCATGATGTGATAGAATATGCTTCCCAGCGCTATCATTATCCGGCTGAGGACTTTATCCGCCCGGCCAATGTCCATGTCGGCACGGTCTCCGCTCTCACTGGTCTCTTGCCTCGCCCTGGCGAGCCGACTGTGACCGATTGGTTTATCGACGGGACCTTGCCTACAACCTCCTGA
- the rsmA gene encoding 16S rRNA (adenine(1518)-N(6)/adenine(1519)-N(6))-dimethyltransferase RsmA, which produces MAEELDLTSLRTLRALLQQHGMRPLKSFGQHFLVDRGVLARIVDAAELAPTDMVLEVGAGTGVLTRELARRAERVVAVELERSMLHLLAETTASFGNVEVVARNLLTVDPCALFGRQPYKLVANLPYYITAPTFRHFLESEHPPRLIVVMIQYEVAQRIVAAPGDLSLLGVSVQFFGRPQLISRVPARAFYPPPRVDSAIVRVEVQPRAALTPPERAVFFRLVQAGFGERRKQLHNALARGLGLPVATVQHWLRQAGIAPERRAETLSLDEWLQLWRTLPSTTPGSQEETSAPQLTD; this is translated from the coding sequence ATGGCCGAAGAGCTTGATCTGACCAGCCTGCGCACCTTGCGTGCGCTGCTCCAACAGCATGGCATGCGGCCTTTGAAGTCGTTCGGGCAACACTTCCTGGTCGACCGCGGCGTGCTGGCGCGCATTGTGGATGCGGCAGAGCTGGCACCAACTGATATGGTCCTTGAGGTGGGGGCAGGAACCGGCGTTCTCACGCGCGAGCTGGCCCGTCGCGCAGAACGTGTGGTTGCAGTAGAACTGGAGCGCTCTATGCTCCACCTGCTCGCCGAAACCACGGCCTCTTTTGGCAATGTCGAGGTGGTGGCTCGGAACTTGCTGACTGTCGATCCATGCGCCCTCTTTGGGAGGCAGCCCTACAAGCTGGTGGCCAATTTGCCTTACTACATCACGGCTCCCACCTTTCGCCATTTTCTGGAGAGCGAGCATCCTCCCCGGCTGATCGTTGTAATGATTCAGTACGAGGTCGCGCAGCGCATTGTGGCCGCGCCCGGCGACCTGAGTCTGTTGGGCGTGAGCGTCCAGTTCTTCGGGCGTCCGCAGCTCATCAGCCGCGTACCGGCGCGGGCTTTCTATCCACCACCGCGCGTCGATTCTGCCATTGTGCGCGTCGAGGTGCAGCCGCGGGCAGCGCTGACCCCCCCTGAACGGGCCGTCTTCTTCCGCCTGGTTCAGGCCGGCTTCGGAGAGCGACGCAAGCAACTACATAATGCCCTGGCGCGCGGACTGGGCTTGCCTGTCGCAACAGTGCAGCACTGGCTGCGCCAGGCTGGCATCGCGCCGGAACGCCGCGCCGAAACCTTGAGCCTCGACGAATGGCTGCAGCTATGGCGTACCCTACCCTCCACCACGCCCGGCAGCCAGGAGGAGACGTCGGCTCCCCAGCTTACAGACTGA